In Bombina bombina isolate aBomBom1 chromosome 6, aBomBom1.pri, whole genome shotgun sequence, a single genomic region encodes these proteins:
- the CCDC71L gene encoding coiled-coil domain-containing protein 71L, with protein MQEDKVVFSRSHLVFAGTKPLEDALEMFVPESKHFMNSDTELWNFLCSLKQDFSPVILRSKDVYGYSSCSSVVPDPNALSRKKPKEITPPKIPRQEPVKRKRRPARFSTKKRRQVRAGSAGVSEESGSCTSGGSGCSSPTPSDTQVVFTKGKTLEEMWKAAAPKLAKFPTIRVRDVSCPAKVAAARLRAQRILRVNLQPVVMVRRYPVILS; from the coding sequence ATGCAGGAGGACAAAGTTGTCTTTTCCCGGTCTCATTTGGTCTTTGCAGGCACGAAACCGCTGGAGGATGCGTTAGAGATGTTTGTCCCGGAGTCTAAACATTTTATGAACTCAGATACTGAGCTGTGGAACTTCCTCTGCAGTCTCAAGCAAGACTTCTCACCGGTTATCCTGCGCAGCAAGGACGTTTACGGCTACTCTTCATGTAGCTCCGTAGTACCGGACCCCAACGCTCTGTCCCGTAAAAAGCCCAAAGAAATAACTCCGCCGAAGATACCGAGACAGGAACCTGTCAAGCGTAAGCGGCGACCCGCGAGGTTCAGTACCAAGAAGCGGCGCCAAGTGCGAGCTGGCAGCGCTGGTGTTAGCGAGGAGTCCGGCAGTTGTACCAGCGGAGGTAGCGGCTGCAGCAGCCCCACGCCATCGGACACCCAAGTGGTCTTCACCAAAGGGAAGACTCTGGAGGAAATGTGGAAAGCAGCAGCGCCGAAACTGGCAAAGTTCCCCACTATACGGGTCAGGGATGTGTCCTGCCCGGCCAAAGTGGCAGCTGCCCGCTTGAGAGCGCAAAGGATCCTGCGAGTAAACTTGCAGCCCGTAGTGATGGTCAGACGTTACCCCGTGATCCTGTCCTGA